In Streptomyces chartreusis, the following proteins share a genomic window:
- a CDS encoding MOSC domain-containing protein produces MADVVEIVCYPIKGCAGTSMSDALLTPAGLTHDRGFMVISEDGVYRTQRRHPRLALIRPTVSADSSRLTLDATDATGRYGTVHLSITTSAPRRDVDLFGATFQGIDQGDEAAAWLSEVLSTPSRLVRVPPEHDRVADGLTPGPSGYADSSAVHLLSRSSLALLNRRMAERGSPPLPMNRFRPNIVVDSSPGQDLDRDCGDWAAVPHAEDRARRIRIGGAELGYAKLAVRCAVTLVDQEAGARQGPEPLRTLASYRRAASGGVVFGAKFSVVRPGKLSVGDEVVVQEWGVAEL; encoded by the coding sequence ACGCACGACCGCGGTTTCATGGTGATCAGCGAAGACGGGGTCTACCGCACCCAGCGCCGCCATCCGCGCCTCGCCCTGATCCGGCCCACAGTCAGCGCCGACAGCAGTCGGCTCACGCTCGACGCAACCGACGCGACGGGCCGATACGGCACAGTGCACCTCAGCATCACCACGTCCGCACCGCGACGCGATGTCGACCTGTTCGGCGCCACCTTCCAGGGGATCGACCAGGGTGACGAAGCCGCTGCCTGGCTCTCGGAGGTCCTCAGCACCCCCAGCCGCCTGGTCCGCGTACCCCCGGAACACGACCGTGTCGCCGACGGCTTGACTCCCGGCCCCTCCGGCTACGCCGACAGCAGTGCCGTACACCTGCTGTCCCGGTCTTCCCTCGCTCTCCTCAACCGGCGGATGGCCGAACGCGGTTCCCCTCCCCTGCCGATGAACCGCTTCCGCCCGAACATCGTCGTCGACAGCAGCCCCGGGCAGGACCTTGACCGTGACTGCGGCGACTGGGCGGCCGTACCGCACGCCGAGGACCGCGCGCGGCGCATCAGGATCGGCGGCGCCGAACTGGGCTATGCCAAGCTCGCCGTGCGCTGCGCGGTCACCCTGGTCGACCAGGAGGCCGGGGCGCGGCAGGGGCCAGAGCCGCTGCGCACGCTGGCAAGCTACCGGCGCGCGGCGAGCGGAGGTGTGGTGTTCGGCGCGAAGTTCTCCGTGGTGCGGCCGGGCAAGCTGTCCGTCGGCGACGAGGTGGTCGTCCAGGAATGGGGCGTGGCCGAACTGTAA
- a CDS encoding TetR/AcrR family transcriptional regulator, producing MIIQTAIPLIAEYGAAVTTAKIARAAGIGEGTIFRVFADKDELLQACVAEALSPEHAIRELDAIDISQPLPVRLAEAGEALQAHMSRMGAILGSLGHGGGKHPGTVRGAGRQESTARIRAALAELLEPDKATLRRPPEQIAALFFGLLFTQPRSEDEPDLTPQELVEVFLHGALSGGAK from the coding sequence ATGATCATCCAGACCGCGATCCCGCTGATCGCCGAATACGGCGCCGCGGTGACGACAGCGAAGATCGCCCGCGCCGCGGGCATCGGCGAGGGCACGATCTTCCGGGTCTTCGCTGACAAGGACGAGCTGCTGCAAGCCTGCGTGGCCGAGGCGCTCTCCCCGGAGCACGCGATCCGCGAACTCGACGCGATCGACATCTCCCAGCCGCTGCCCGTCCGGCTCGCGGAAGCGGGCGAGGCGCTCCAGGCGCACATGTCCAGGATGGGCGCGATCCTCGGCTCCCTGGGGCATGGCGGGGGCAAGCACCCCGGCACGGTGCGCGGCGCGGGCCGCCAGGAGTCGACGGCCCGAATCCGCGCGGCCCTCGCGGAGCTGCTGGAGCCCGACAAAGCCACCCTGCGCCGACCGCCCGAGCAGATCGCGGCCCTCTTCTTCGGCCTGCTCTTCACCCAGCCACGGTCCGAGGACGAGCCCGACCTGACCCCGCAGGAGCTGGTGGAGGTCTTTCTGCACGGAGCGCTCTCGGGGGGCGCCAAGTGA
- a CDS encoding glycosyl hydrolase family 95 catalytic domain-containing protein, protein MRLRRLVRAALAAVCIMTATAVGLTAPATAAPTDAAFDSATGALNVDRAAYLSKHDLVYNRPATNPLHGLTVGNGRTGAMAWQANGLTMQVSGVDTSQQTAFGAGLLNLSTTPPLESGYSTYQQRLSLYDGTLTTKYDANRTVTVMGVPNSEVMGVHVEDSRSGVSAVNLDLGLWDTSQLGNSGDVPNLDTWKTVSTYADSTGAGLSRGQSDPQNFGYTLAATVEGAAYNARVVDGRTVRLSITPSRSYTIWFTASSRLNAPSHDSVAEAKRALAAAKSRGYSATLNDFRSWWHDFWGKSFVQYSGLSGDADYLENVYYLSTYMIAAGGYGTNPFHFINGVFRATRDQTKWSNAYWFWNQRDVYNSFLASNHVDLLAGFNRLYSRNSAALKSYTRTRYNVDGLWVPETMGWDGNARGTVNSDFTNNIWSTGTEAAYNMYLQYAYTNDSAYLRNTAYPFMRDVVKFYAAKLSYDSASGKYHVASSHAHETYWNVPNAITDLAAVRTLFPLTIRAAESLGLDAELRPQWQRIVDNLITYPSTADVYLPHTPPLAQTRNGENVAAEIIWPYDRTGIGFPDHQKAVNTFNARPFPYGNVWANDAVQAARLGLGDQAYQGMKTMLRKYQTYPNGMTDNTNGVFEYLGVHLAALNESLLQSYNDKIRVFPAAPSDSSFVGRFTLLAKGGFTVSSEREAGEVKYVGIKSLYGNATRVVNPWGSQQLRVRDVAGGATVLTTSAAEFDLPTSAGKVYVVERTAKPLSTYAPVRLTGSANEGEKTLGGTTSTLGMARTPNPMVNNTQLTYDGNWHATSGRGYGDYNDDTHHSTTLNAVAQYTFTGTGVAYLSERNGDMGTVDVYLDNAFQATVDLRVSGARQVQQTVWQRTGLTQGTHTIRIVNRSTSVGMVDALRITP, encoded by the coding sequence ATGAGACTGCGCAGACTCGTGCGAGCCGCGCTCGCAGCCGTCTGCATCATGACCGCGACCGCCGTAGGCCTCACGGCTCCGGCCACGGCGGCACCGACGGACGCCGCGTTCGACTCCGCCACCGGAGCCCTGAACGTGGATCGCGCCGCCTACCTGTCCAAACACGACCTCGTCTACAACCGGCCCGCCACCAACCCGCTGCACGGGCTGACCGTCGGCAACGGCCGTACAGGCGCGATGGCCTGGCAGGCCAACGGGCTGACCATGCAGGTGTCCGGCGTGGACACCTCGCAGCAGACCGCGTTCGGCGCGGGACTGCTCAACCTGTCCACCACACCGCCACTGGAGAGCGGGTACAGCACCTACCAGCAACGCTTGTCGCTCTACGACGGCACCCTGACCACCAAGTACGACGCCAACCGCACGGTGACGGTGATGGGCGTGCCGAACTCCGAGGTCATGGGCGTGCACGTCGAGGACTCGCGCTCCGGGGTCTCCGCGGTCAACCTCGACCTGGGCCTGTGGGACACATCCCAGCTGGGCAACAGCGGTGACGTGCCCAACCTCGACACCTGGAAGACGGTCTCGACGTACGCCGACTCCACGGGCGCCGGACTCAGCCGCGGCCAGTCCGACCCGCAGAACTTCGGGTACACCCTGGCGGCCACGGTCGAGGGCGCGGCGTACAACGCACGGGTCGTCGACGGCCGAACCGTCCGGCTCTCGATCACTCCCTCCCGCAGCTACACCATTTGGTTCACCGCCAGCAGCAGGCTCAACGCGCCCTCCCACGACTCGGTGGCCGAGGCGAAGCGCGCTCTGGCGGCGGCCAAGAGCCGCGGCTACAGCGCGACGCTCAACGACTTCCGGTCCTGGTGGCACGACTTCTGGGGCAAGTCGTTCGTGCAGTACTCAGGGTTGTCGGGAGACGCGGACTACCTGGAGAACGTCTACTACCTGAGCACGTACATGATCGCCGCCGGCGGATACGGGACCAATCCGTTCCACTTCATCAACGGCGTCTTCCGGGCCACCCGTGACCAGACCAAATGGAGCAACGCCTACTGGTTCTGGAACCAACGCGACGTCTACAACTCCTTCCTCGCCTCCAACCACGTCGACCTGCTGGCCGGCTTCAACCGCCTCTACAGCCGCAACTCGGCGGCGCTGAAGTCGTACACCCGCACCCGCTACAACGTCGACGGGCTCTGGGTGCCGGAGACCATGGGCTGGGACGGCAACGCGCGGGGCACGGTCAACAGCGACTTCACCAACAACATCTGGTCGACGGGCACCGAGGCCGCGTACAACATGTACCTCCAGTACGCGTACACCAATGACTCCGCCTACCTGCGGAACACCGCCTACCCCTTTATGCGGGACGTGGTGAAGTTCTACGCCGCGAAGCTGTCCTACGACTCCGCGTCCGGCAAGTACCACGTGGCCAGTTCGCACGCGCACGAGACGTACTGGAACGTACCGAACGCCATCACCGACCTCGCGGCGGTACGCACCCTGTTCCCGCTCACGATCCGCGCTGCCGAGTCACTCGGCCTGGACGCCGAACTGCGCCCGCAGTGGCAGCGGATCGTGGACAACCTGATCACCTATCCGTCCACCGCGGACGTCTACCTGCCGCACACGCCACCGCTCGCGCAGACCCGCAACGGAGAGAACGTGGCGGCCGAGATCATCTGGCCCTACGACCGCACCGGCATCGGCTTCCCGGACCACCAGAAGGCCGTGAACACCTTCAACGCACGCCCCTTCCCGTACGGCAACGTGTGGGCCAACGACGCCGTGCAGGCAGCCCGGTTGGGACTGGGCGACCAGGCCTACCAGGGCATGAAGACGATGCTGCGCAAGTACCAGACCTATCCCAACGGGATGACCGACAACACCAACGGCGTCTTCGAATACCTCGGAGTGCACCTCGCTGCTCTCAATGAGTCGCTGCTCCAGTCCTACAACGACAAGATCCGTGTCTTCCCCGCGGCTCCGAGCGACTCCTCCTTCGTGGGACGGTTCACCCTGCTCGCCAAGGGCGGCTTCACGGTCAGTTCGGAGCGTGAGGCCGGCGAGGTGAAGTACGTCGGCATCAAGAGTCTGTACGGCAACGCCACGCGGGTCGTGAACCCGTGGGGGAGTCAGCAGCTGAGGGTCCGTGACGTCGCCGGTGGTGCCACCGTACTGACCACGAGCGCCGCCGAGTTCGACCTTCCCACGTCTGCCGGAAAGGTGTACGTGGTGGAACGCACCGCCAAGCCGCTGTCCACCTACGCGCCCGTACGACTCACCGGGTCCGCGAACGAGGGTGAGAAGACCCTGGGCGGCACCACCTCAACCCTCGGCATGGCCCGCACCCCCAACCCCATGGTGAACAACACGCAGCTGACCTACGACGGCAACTGGCACGCCACCAGCGGGCGCGGCTACGGCGACTACAACGACGACACCCATCACAGCACGACGCTGAACGCCGTGGCCCAATACACCTTCACCGGCACGGGAGTTGCCTACCTGTCCGAACGCAACGGGGACATGGGAACGGTCGACGTATATCTCGACAACGCCTTCCAGGCGACCGTGGATCTACGGGTGTCCGGTGCGAGACAGGTGCAGCAAACGGTATGGCAGCGCACCGGACTGACTCAGGGCACGCACACCATCCGCATCGTCAACCGAAGCACCTCGGTGGGGATGGTGGACGCCCTGCGCATCACACCGTAG